From a region of the Kaistia sp. 32K genome:
- a CDS encoding ABC transporter ATP-binding protein, which yields MDEFQPDTTIRLGAQGVTRRFGALVANDGITFRARRGTIHAIVGGNGAGKSTLMRILQGMDRPDEGVVLVDGMPTVFFGPADAFSKGIGMVHQEFMLVPGLTLLENLVLAQEPLDGLRRIDRKKALDAARKLEREAGVTLDWDMPVDDAPVHVRQIVEILRLLYRGADVLILDEPTAVLAPAQVQELIVLLRKLRSEGRTILFISHKLDEVMALADEITVIRTGKVIGALSAAETNKAALAEMMIGEILSRPNARPSTVGRKVLELSGLAAMDARRVLRLKELDLDVRAGEIVGIAGVAGNGQDELIAAVTGLGRIERGTVKLDGQDVTKLGLRARRELGLSYLSPDRAAEGLCLPAPIAENLIAGRHRSPDLCKGGVLQKRAIKRHVETLLDRFSVKRASSALPISSLSGGNQQRVAMARELDGGPKLLVACQPTRGVDIRGIAFIHQCLLDYREGGGAVLVISEELDELIALSDRIVVLYDGRVTGEVARGSARVEELGRMMLGEHRQEHAA from the coding sequence ATGGATGAGTTTCAGCCGGACACGACGATCCGCCTGGGGGCGCAGGGCGTCACCCGACGGTTCGGCGCGCTGGTCGCCAATGACGGCATCACCTTCCGCGCCCGTCGCGGAACCATCCATGCCATCGTCGGCGGCAACGGCGCCGGCAAGTCGACGCTGATGCGCATCCTGCAGGGCATGGACCGCCCGGACGAGGGCGTCGTCCTCGTCGACGGCATGCCGACCGTCTTCTTCGGCCCGGCCGATGCCTTTTCGAAGGGCATCGGCATGGTGCACCAGGAATTCATGCTGGTGCCGGGGCTGACGCTCTTGGAAAACCTGGTGCTGGCGCAGGAACCGCTCGACGGCCTGCGCCGCATCGACCGCAAGAAGGCCCTCGACGCCGCGCGAAAACTGGAGCGCGAGGCGGGCGTCACGCTCGACTGGGACATGCCGGTCGACGACGCGCCGGTGCATGTGCGCCAGATCGTCGAGATCCTGCGCCTGCTCTATCGCGGCGCCGACGTGCTTATCCTCGACGAGCCGACGGCGGTGCTGGCGCCGGCGCAGGTGCAGGAGCTGATCGTGCTCCTGCGCAAGCTGCGCTCGGAGGGTCGCACCATCCTCTTCATCAGCCACAAGCTGGACGAGGTGATGGCGCTCGCCGACGAGATCACCGTCATCCGCACCGGCAAGGTCATCGGCGCGCTTTCCGCCGCCGAGACCAACAAGGCGGCGCTGGCCGAAATGATGATCGGCGAGATCCTGAGCCGCCCGAACGCCCGGCCGAGCACGGTCGGCCGCAAGGTGCTCGAACTCAGCGGCCTCGCCGCCATGGACGCCCGTCGCGTATTGCGGCTGAAGGAACTCGATCTCGATGTCCGCGCCGGCGAGATCGTCGGCATCGCCGGCGTCGCCGGCAACGGCCAGGACGAACTGATCGCCGCCGTCACCGGCCTCGGCCGGATCGAGCGCGGCACGGTCAAGCTCGACGGCCAGGACGTGACCAAGCTCGGCCTGCGCGCCCGGCGTGAGCTGGGCCTCTCCTATCTGAGCCCGGACCGCGCGGCGGAGGGGCTCTGCCTTCCGGCGCCGATCGCGGAAAACCTGATCGCCGGCCGGCATCGCTCGCCGGATCTCTGCAAGGGCGGCGTCCTGCAGAAGCGCGCCATCAAGCGCCATGTCGAAACCCTGCTCGACCGCTTCTCGGTCAAGCGGGCCTCGTCGGCGCTGCCGATCTCCAGCCTGTCGGGCGGCAACCAGCAGCGCGTCGCCATGGCGCGCGAGCTCGACGGCGGCCCGAAGCTGCTCGTCGCCTGCCAGCCGACGCGCGGCGTCGACATTCGCGGCATCGCCTTCATCCACCAGTGCCTGCTCGATTATCGCGAGGGCGGCGGGGCGGTTCTGGTCATTTCGGAGGAACTCGATGAACTCATCGCGCTGTCGGACCGCATCGTCGTGCTCTATGACGGCCGCGTCACCGGCGAAGTGGCGCGCGGCTCGGCCAGGGTCGAGGAGCTCGGCCGCATGATGCTGGGCGAACACCGCCAGGAGCACGCCGCATGA
- a CDS encoding BMP family protein, whose translation MKTTSMALAATMVLASALGTASARAEDKPVALIVSQGGLGDQSYNDLAHSGFQRALKETGLDGKAVESKEVVSQATEILRRASDADFGLIVDLEYAHGEPMLEVAKDYPDTKYVILNQVREGSNIASVLFEEQEGSYLAGTLAALVTTDTSIKGINAKPVIGVIGGTKSAGIDKFIAGYVQGAKAANPDVVVKIAYSNNFGDPAVGLQMAKAMIEEGADVIYHVAGGTGMGVIQAAKEAGVYAIGVDTDQDGIAPGNVLTSMVKHSDNAVEAVVKDYAAGKFPGGKTITLGLKENGVGLSEMKYTKELIPAPILEKVEAAKQDILSGKIKVWNVVDQGYPDFLK comes from the coding sequence ATGAAAACCACCTCGATGGCGCTCGCGGCCACGATGGTCCTCGCCTCGGCCCTTGGAACGGCTAGCGCCCGGGCAGAGGACAAGCCCGTCGCCCTGATCGTCTCGCAGGGCGGCCTCGGCGACCAGTCCTACAACGACCTCGCCCATTCCGGCTTTCAGCGCGCGCTGAAGGAGACGGGGCTGGACGGCAAGGCGGTCGAGTCGAAGGAAGTGGTTTCGCAGGCGACCGAGATCCTGCGCCGCGCCTCGGATGCCGATTTCGGCCTCATCGTCGATCTCGAATATGCCCATGGCGAGCCGATGCTCGAAGTCGCCAAGGACTATCCGGACACCAAGTACGTCATCCTGAACCAGGTGCGCGAGGGCTCGAACATCGCCTCGGTGCTGTTCGAGGAGCAGGAAGGTTCCTACCTCGCCGGCACGCTCGCCGCCCTGGTGACAACAGACACCTCGATCAAGGGCATCAATGCCAAGCCGGTGATCGGCGTCATCGGCGGCACCAAGTCGGCCGGCATCGACAAGTTCATCGCCGGTTATGTCCAGGGCGCCAAGGCGGCCAATCCGGACGTCGTCGTCAAGATCGCCTATTCCAACAATTTCGGTGATCCGGCCGTCGGCCTGCAGATGGCCAAGGCGATGATCGAGGAAGGCGCCGACGTGATCTACCACGTCGCCGGCGGCACCGGCATGGGCGTCATCCAGGCGGCCAAGGAAGCCGGCGTCTACGCCATCGGCGTCGACACCGACCAGGACGGTATCGCGCCGGGCAACGTGCTCACCAGCATGGTCAAGCATTCCGACAACGCCGTCGAGGCGGTGGTGAAGGACTATGCCGCCGGCAAGTTCCCGGGCGGCAAGACGATCACGCTCGGCCTCAAGGAGAACGGCGTCGGCCTGTCGGAGATGAAGTACACCAAGGAGCTCATACCGGCGCCGATCCTCGAGAAAGTCGAGGCGGCCAAGCAGGACATCCTCTCCGGCAAGATCAAGGTCTGGAACGTCGTCGACCAGGGCTATCCGGACTTCCTGAAGTAA
- a CDS encoding GntR family transcriptional regulator: protein MAAGTRDRDGPLYLQIADRLREDIASLGEGARIPSEPQLARDWGVSRFTVAKAVEQLADEGLITRRQGSGTFVAAAPLRRQPGYLLSFTEAVEAAGHKATHQLLEFGEARWQPSLPYPEGAELIRLDRLRLVDGRAVALHRSVISAELAREIGLTREVAASQAFSLYRFFEERGLSVHSATERLVACAAEPEDRKLLNLGGDAVVVAVARHSFAADGTPLDAVNAVYDARRYSYEATLVRQPRNHGPNTENADENHLDGARGHDGPRLGPWNG from the coding sequence ATGGCCGCAGGGACGAGAGATCGCGACGGACCGCTCTATCTGCAGATCGCGGATCGGCTGCGCGAGGACATCGCCTCGCTCGGCGAGGGAGCGCGGATTCCGAGCGAGCCGCAATTGGCGCGCGACTGGGGCGTCAGCCGCTTCACCGTCGCCAAGGCGGTCGAGCAGCTCGCCGACGAAGGCCTGATCACCCGCCGCCAGGGCAGCGGCACCTTCGTGGCGGCGGCGCCGCTGCGTCGCCAGCCCGGCTATCTCCTCAGCTTCACCGAGGCCGTCGAGGCCGCCGGCCACAAGGCGACGCACCAGCTGCTCGAATTCGGCGAGGCGCGCTGGCAGCCTTCGCTGCCCTATCCGGAAGGGGCCGAGCTGATCCGTCTCGACCGTCTGCGCCTGGTCGATGGCCGGGCGGTCGCGCTGCATCGCTCGGTGATCTCGGCCGAGCTCGCCCGAGAGATCGGCCTGACCCGCGAGGTCGCCGCCTCGCAGGCCTTCTCGCTCTATCGCTTCTTCGAGGAACGGGGCCTTTCGGTCCACAGCGCCACCGAGCGCCTGGTCGCCTGCGCGGCGGAACCGGAGGATCGGAAGCTGCTCAACCTCGGCGGGGACGCGGTGGTCGTCGCCGTCGCGCGTCACTCCTTTGCCGCGGACGGTACGCCGCTCGACGCGGTCAACGCTGTCTACGATGCCCGTCGCTACTCCTATGAGGCGACGCTTGTGCGGCAACCGCGGAACCACGGCCCCAACACGGAGAATGCAGATGAAAACCACCTCGATGGCGCTCGCGGCCACGATGGTCCTCGCCTCGGCCCTTGGAACGGCTAG
- a CDS encoding MBL fold metallo-hydrolase: MRIERQPGFPAPGRPGLFWLGQAGFWIETGRHRILVDPYLSDSLARKYAGKANDHRRMMSPPIAVEALPRPDLVLVTHAHTDHMDPDTLRPLAERFPDLPFVVPAARMDVARERIGESAHLIGVDAGETFDPLEGITITMFPAAHETLERDAERRFVFLGYGIRAGGFRLYHSGDTIPFDGLAEAVRAFRPDIALLPVNGRDAVRLAAGIPGNLTLPEAVALAGAAGAAFLVPHHFGLFAFNTADEAAIDAAVRVAAVPQILKPVAGETLALIG, translated from the coding sequence ATGCGCATTGAGCGCCAGCCGGGCTTCCCGGCTCCCGGCCGCCCTGGCCTCTTCTGGCTGGGGCAGGCCGGCTTCTGGATCGAGACGGGCCGGCACCGCATCCTCGTCGATCCCTATCTCTCGGACAGCCTGGCGAGGAAATATGCCGGAAAGGCCAACGACCATCGCCGGATGATGTCGCCGCCGATCGCAGTCGAGGCGCTGCCGCGGCCGGACCTCGTCCTCGTCACCCACGCGCATACCGACCACATGGATCCGGACACGCTGCGGCCGCTGGCGGAGCGTTTTCCGGATCTTCCCTTTGTGGTTCCAGCCGCGCGCATGGATGTCGCGCGGGAGCGTATCGGTGAGTCGGCTCATCTTATCGGCGTCGATGCCGGCGAGACTTTTGACCCTCTGGAGGGAATCACCATCACGATGTTCCCGGCGGCGCATGAGACGCTGGAGCGCGACGCGGAGCGCCGGTTCGTCTTTCTCGGCTACGGCATCCGCGCCGGTGGCTTCCGCCTCTATCATTCCGGCGACACCATCCCGTTCGACGGCCTCGCCGAGGCGGTGCGCGCCTTTCGCCCCGATATCGCGCTGCTGCCGGTCAACGGCCGCGACGCTGTGCGGCTCGCCGCCGGCATTCCCGGCAATCTGACGCTTCCCGAGGCTGTCGCGCTCGCCGGCGCTGCCGGCGCGGCGTTCCTCGTGCCGCATCATTTCGGCCTGTTCGCCTTCAACACGGCCGACGAGGCGGCGATCGACGCCGCCGTTCGCGTCGCGGCGGTGCCTCAGATCCTCAAGCCGGTCGCCGGCGAGACGCTGGCGCTGATCGGCTGA
- a CDS encoding NAD(P)-dependent oxidoreductase, translating into MDRILITPRSLSRGGHPALALLEAAGYSLAMPAPGAIPDEAALIAALPGCVGWLAGVEPVSERVLEAADRLRVISRNGTGVDNLPLRAIEDRGIELRRAEGTNARGVAELALALTLAGLRQIVWTHEGMRNGQWPRQIGREMCEATIGIVGLGAIGATLAQLCLDLGAKVRGYDPFANADRVVHPNFVRVDLDEAITGVDAVSLHAPMPADGRPLMTAERIGALAPATVLVNTARAGLVDAEALLRALDSGRVACYATDVFETEPPAPSLLLDHPKVVLTSHIGGFTDASVERSTVRAVTNLLDALARDAH; encoded by the coding sequence ATGGATCGGATCCTGATCACGCCGCGCTCGCTGTCGAGGGGCGGCCATCCGGCGCTCGCCCTGCTCGAGGCGGCCGGCTATTCGCTCGCCATGCCGGCGCCGGGCGCGATTCCCGACGAGGCGGCGCTGATCGCGGCACTCCCCGGCTGCGTCGGCTGGCTCGCGGGCGTCGAGCCGGTCAGCGAGCGCGTGCTCGAGGCGGCCGACCGGCTCCGTGTCATCAGCCGCAACGGCACCGGTGTCGACAATCTGCCGCTGCGCGCGATCGAGGATCGCGGCATCGAGCTGCGCCGCGCCGAGGGCACCAATGCGCGCGGCGTCGCCGAGCTGGCGCTCGCGCTGACGCTGGCGGGGTTGCGCCAGATCGTCTGGACGCATGAGGGCATGCGGAACGGGCAATGGCCGCGCCAGATCGGCCGCGAGATGTGCGAGGCGACCATCGGCATCGTCGGCCTCGGTGCCATCGGCGCCACGCTGGCGCAGCTCTGCCTCGATCTCGGCGCCAAGGTGCGGGGCTATGATCCCTTCGCCAATGCCGACCGCGTCGTCCATCCGAATTTTGTCCGCGTCGATCTGGATGAAGCGATCACCGGCGTCGACGCGGTCAGCCTGCATGCGCCGATGCCGGCGGACGGCCGGCCGCTGATGACCGCCGAGCGGATCGGCGCGCTGGCGCCGGCGACGGTGCTCGTCAATACGGCGCGGGCCGGCCTGGTCGATGCCGAGGCGCTGCTTCGGGCGCTCGATTCCGGCCGGGTCGCCTGCTACGCGACCGACGTGTTCGAGACCGAGCCGCCGGCTCCCTCGCTGCTGCTCGATCATCCGAAGGTGGTGCTGACCAGCCATATCGGCGGCTTCACCGATGCCTCGGTCGAGCGCTCGACCGTGCGGGCCGTCACCAATCTCCTCGACGCGCTGGCCCGCGATGCGCATTGA
- a CDS encoding shikimate dehydrogenase, producing MSYQPATRPTFYFIGVTTAKSSIMKVFPEWARHLGLGDVEMKGIDFVPHDTPERYREAVAFLKSDPLSLGALVTTHKLDLFAACRDMFDEIDPHALLMEETSCLSKRDGRLICHAKDPISSGLSIDGFLAPNHFADTGAELFSMGAGGSTIALTWHLMQRSRGADRPSRIVVSNRSQARLDHIAAIHRQLGTDIPVEYRLAPRPEDNDAILAGMKPASLVINATGLGKDAPGSPLTDQGVFPERAVVWELNYRGDLVFLDQARAQEAALRLQVEDGWTYFIHGWTQVIAEVFDIEIPVSGPEFDAIAAIAARATGR from the coding sequence ATGAGCTACCAGCCCGCGACGCGGCCGACCTTCTATTTCATCGGCGTCACCACCGCGAAGTCCTCGATCATGAAGGTGTTCCCGGAATGGGCGCGCCATCTCGGTCTTGGCGATGTCGAGATGAAGGGCATCGACTTCGTGCCGCACGACACGCCGGAGCGCTACCGCGAGGCGGTCGCCTTCCTGAAGAGCGATCCGCTCTCGCTCGGCGCGCTGGTGACGACGCACAAGCTCGACCTCTTCGCCGCCTGCCGCGACATGTTCGACGAGATCGATCCGCATGCGCTGCTGATGGAAGAGACGAGCTGCCTGTCGAAGCGCGACGGCCGGCTGATCTGCCATGCCAAGGACCCGATCTCGTCCGGCCTCTCGATCGACGGCTTCCTCGCGCCGAACCATTTCGCCGATACCGGCGCCGAGCTCTTCTCGATGGGCGCCGGCGGCTCGACCATCGCGCTCACCTGGCATCTGATGCAGCGCTCGCGCGGCGCCGACCGGCCGTCGCGCATCGTCGTCTCGAACCGCTCGCAGGCCCGCCTCGACCATATCGCCGCGATCCATCGCCAGCTCGGGACCGACATCCCGGTCGAATATCGCCTGGCGCCCCGGCCGGAGGACAATGACGCGATCCTCGCCGGCATGAAGCCGGCGAGCCTCGTCATCAACGCTACCGGCCTCGGCAAGGACGCGCCCGGTTCGCCGCTGACCGACCAGGGCGTCTTTCCCGAGCGCGCCGTCGTCTGGGAGCTCAATTATCGCGGCGATCTCGTCTTCCTCGACCAGGCGCGCGCCCAGGAGGCGGCGCTGCGGCTGCAGGTCGAGGATGGCTGGACCTATTTCATCCATGGCTGGACGCAGGTGATCGCCGAAGTGTTCGACATCGAGATCCCGGTCTCGGGTCCCGAATTCGACGCGATCGCCGCCATCGCGGCGCGGGCGACGGGGCGCTGA
- a CDS encoding bifunctional 4-hydroxy-2-oxoglutarate aldolase/2-dehydro-3-deoxy-phosphogluconate aldolase produces MSIFDSLSAHAVVPVIALDDPAAAIPLADALIEGGLPVAEITFRTPAARATIEAIAKARPELLVGAGTVLDEAQVDQAVDAGARFALSPGLDAAVLAHAAKRGLPFAPGIMTPTDLQAALRANCGMVKFFPAMPAGGPSMLKNIAAPYLHTGIRFNPTGGVSMGNLADWLALKEVAAVGGTWIATRADIAAGNWSKITANARAAVARVAEIRGNS; encoded by the coding sequence ATGTCCATCTTCGATAGTCTTTCCGCCCATGCGGTGGTGCCGGTGATCGCTCTCGACGATCCCGCCGCCGCCATCCCGCTCGCCGACGCGCTGATCGAGGGCGGCCTGCCGGTCGCCGAGATCACCTTCCGCACGCCTGCCGCCCGCGCCACGATCGAGGCGATCGCCAAGGCGCGGCCGGAGTTGCTGGTCGGCGCCGGCACCGTGCTCGACGAGGCGCAGGTCGACCAGGCGGTCGACGCTGGCGCCCGCTTCGCCCTGTCGCCCGGCCTCGACGCCGCCGTGCTGGCGCATGCGGCCAAACGCGGCCTGCCCTTCGCGCCCGGGATCATGACGCCGACCGACCTGCAGGCGGCGCTCCGTGCCAACTGCGGAATGGTCAAATTCTTCCCGGCCATGCCGGCGGGCGGCCCGTCGATGCTGAAGAACATCGCCGCGCCGTACCTCCATACCGGCATCCGCTTCAACCCGACCGGCGGCGTCAGCATGGGCAATCTGGCCGACTGGCTGGCGCTGAAGGAGGTGGCGGCGGTCGGCGGCACCTGGATCGCGACGCGCGCCGACATCGCCGCCGGCAACTGGTCGAAGATCACCGCCAATGCCCGCGCCGCCGTGGCGCGCGTCGCCGAGATCCGGGGGAATTCATGA
- a CDS encoding glucose-6-phosphate isomerase family protein has protein sequence MAIPPTSHRIDPASGVLSDPTGRYEKRLADLGGIYADADAFAAAVAREGDRVVYTVHEVRPAAARGDLIFGTTFMEPGRIGDEFFVTRGHIHAIGNRPETYYGEAGEGVMLLESPEGETRILEIAPRVMVYVPPLWIHRSVNTGAAPLVMSFCYPSDSGQDYGLIARSGGMATRIVADGAAWKAVPNASYRPRAKAEIDAILATQD, from the coding sequence ATGGCTATTCCTCCCACCTCCCACCGCATCGATCCCGCAAGCGGCGTGCTGTCGGATCCGACCGGCCGCTACGAGAAGCGGCTCGCCGATCTCGGCGGCATCTACGCCGACGCCGATGCCTTCGCGGCGGCCGTCGCCCGCGAGGGCGACCGCGTCGTCTATACCGTCCACGAAGTGCGCCCGGCCGCGGCGCGCGGCGACCTGATATTCGGCACCACCTTCATGGAGCCGGGCCGGATCGGCGACGAGTTCTTCGTCACGCGCGGCCACATCCACGCGATCGGCAACCGCCCCGAGACCTATTACGGCGAAGCGGGCGAGGGCGTGATGCTGCTAGAATCGCCCGAAGGCGAGACCCGGATTCTCGAGATCGCGCCGCGCGTCATGGTCTATGTGCCGCCGCTCTGGATCCACCGCTCGGTCAATACGGGGGCTGCGCCGCTCGTCATGAGCTTTTGTTATCCGAGCGATTCCGGCCAGGATTACGGGCTGATCGCCCGCTCCGGCGGCATGGCGACGCGCATCGTCGCCGACGGCGCCGCCTGGAAGGCCGTGCCCAACGCCTCTTACCGTCCTCGCGCAAAAGCCGAGATCGACGCCATCCTCGCCACGCAGGACTGA
- a CDS encoding sugar ABC transporter substrate-binding protein: MTISSAKPASGLRASLLALASAAALITAAGSAVAEGVAPIADRPEPVANEAGTKAKIAIIGFSNNPYWIAVQKGAETANDVLKSRGGEVRWIVGGANIDVPTVNQAINAAATQGYNGIGFFIAGEGNCALIKNLIAEKKISIGAYNTLFPCVEEAGGVINYAQDQFAAGKNAAAELVKAVGDKEGKVGVIVSQFTAPGSEQRRKGFVEGLAGSKLSVVNDGIEAKDSAGSTFSAAKDFLTSTPDLVAIYATAGGPFGAAQAVKTAGKQDSVKVIGYDFTKENVAAIHDGSMFGVTGQDEFGQGYNVAIALFNDIVAQQKPEKVLQPAVSLFMTKDNVDQLDPEKLPVGAVPKL, translated from the coding sequence ATGACTATCTCTTCCGCCAAGCCGGCCTCCGGCCTGCGCGCCTCGCTGCTGGCGCTCGCTTCCGCCGCCGCGCTGATCACGGCCGCCGGCAGCGCCGTCGCCGAGGGCGTCGCGCCGATCGCCGACCGCCCGGAGCCCGTCGCCAACGAGGCCGGCACCAAGGCCAAGATCGCCATCATCGGCTTCTCCAACAATCCGTACTGGATCGCCGTGCAGAAGGGCGCCGAGACGGCCAACGACGTGCTGAAGTCGCGCGGCGGCGAAGTGCGCTGGATCGTCGGCGGCGCCAATATCGACGTGCCGACCGTCAACCAGGCGATCAATGCCGCCGCCACCCAGGGCTATAACGGCATCGGCTTCTTCATCGCCGGCGAAGGCAATTGCGCCCTGATCAAGAACCTCATCGCCGAGAAGAAGATCTCGATCGGCGCCTACAACACGCTCTTCCCCTGCGTCGAGGAAGCCGGCGGCGTCATCAACTACGCGCAGGATCAGTTCGCGGCCGGCAAGAACGCCGCCGCCGAGCTGGTCAAGGCGGTCGGCGACAAGGAAGGCAAGGTCGGCGTCATCGTCAGCCAGTTCACGGCGCCGGGTTCCGAGCAACGCCGCAAGGGCTTCGTCGAAGGCCTCGCGGGCTCGAAGCTCTCCGTCGTCAATGACGGCATCGAGGCCAAGGATTCGGCCGGCAGCACCTTCTCCGCCGCCAAGGACTTCCTGACCTCCACCCCCGACCTCGTCGCCATCTACGCGACGGCCGGCGGACCGTTCGGCGCCGCCCAGGCGGTGAAGACGGCCGGCAAGCAGGACAGCGTCAAGGTGATCGGCTACGACTTCACCAAGGAGAACGTCGCCGCGATCCACGACGGCAGCATGTTCGGCGTCACCGGCCAGGACGAGTTCGGCCAGGGCTACAACGTGGCGATCGCGCTGTTCAACGACATCGTCGCGCAGCAGAAGCCCGAAAAGGTCCTGCAGCCGGCCGTCAGCCTGTTCATGACCAAGGACAATGTCGACCAGCTCGATCCGGAAAAGCTGCCGGTCGGCGCCGTTCCGAAGCTCTGA
- a CDS encoding sugar ABC transporter ATP-binding protein, whose product MPAEDPIAMENPIALEVVSVDKRFGSVHALADVSLQFRAGRVTALLGENGAGKSTLIRVCSGVHHPDAGEVRVSGKPQRLPNALAAKAMGIAVVHQEPQLVTQMTVAENIFLARLGSRGAGALHNRAGLVKEAEKLLASLGLDKELPDLSARCVGLSAAERQLVEIARALADDPHVLFLDEPNSSLTRKETDRLFDIVRRLRDRGTAVILVSHRLGEVYEISDEVIVMRDGRKVGEGPVDVLPKQKAIQLMAGERLKAALDLAESAPPPPAPGAVPVLSVRNASGLTFSDVSFDIHAGEIVGMAGLVGSGRTEIIRAILGADPLFSGDIRLKGHPVRFGSPHAALKGGIAFISEERRTSVFYGHDISFNMTSSVLQRFGRFGFFSERKRRAFAQKSADEIGVKAGNVGVGIRTLSGGNQQKVLLGRALASNPSLLILDEPTRGVDVRTKADMYRLIRTLAHERGLAVWFVSSEMDEILQLADRIVVVRGGEIADSLARGPEAARVVASALGEKIEDAATTALASDMT is encoded by the coding sequence ATGCCCGCCGAAGATCCGATTGCCATGGAGAACCCGATCGCCCTGGAAGTCGTCTCCGTCGACAAGCGTTTCGGCTCGGTCCATGCGCTCGCCGATGTGAGCCTGCAGTTCCGCGCCGGCAGGGTCACCGCCCTGCTCGGCGAGAACGGCGCCGGCAAGTCGACGCTGATCCGCGTCTGCTCCGGCGTCCATCACCCGGACGCGGGCGAAGTCCGCGTCTCGGGCAAGCCGCAACGCTTGCCCAACGCCCTCGCCGCCAAGGCGATGGGCATCGCGGTCGTCCATCAGGAACCGCAGCTGGTCACCCAGATGACGGTGGCCGAGAACATCTTTTTGGCGCGACTGGGTTCGCGCGGCGCAGGCGCCCTGCACAACCGCGCCGGCCTGGTCAAGGAAGCCGAAAAGCTGCTCGCCAGCCTCGGCCTCGACAAGGAGCTGCCGGATCTTTCGGCTCGCTGCGTCGGCCTTTCCGCCGCCGAGCGCCAGCTGGTCGAGATCGCCCGCGCGCTCGCCGATGATCCGCATGTGCTCTTCCTCGACGAGCCCAATTCGAGCCTCACCCGCAAGGAAACGGACCGCCTCTTCGACATCGTGCGTCGGCTGCGCGATCGCGGCACGGCCGTCATCCTCGTCAGCCACCGCCTCGGCGAAGTCTACGAGATCTCCGACGAGGTCATCGTGATGCGCGACGGCCGCAAGGTCGGCGAGGGCCCGGTCGACGTGCTGCCGAAGCAGAAGGCGATCCAGCTGATGGCCGGCGAACGGCTGAAGGCGGCGCTCGACCTCGCCGAAAGCGCGCCGCCGCCGCCCGCCCCCGGCGCCGTGCCGGTGCTTTCCGTGCGCAACGCCTCCGGCCTCACCTTCTCCGACGTCTCCTTCGACATCCACGCCGGCGAGATCGTCGGCATGGCGGGCCTGGTCGGTTCCGGCCGCACCGAGATCATCCGCGCCATCCTCGGCGCCGACCCGCTCTTCTCAGGCGACATCCGCCTAAAGGGACACCCGGTCCGCTTCGGCTCGCCGCATGCGGCGCTGAAGGGCGGCATCGCCTTCATCAGCGAGGAGCGGCGCACCTCCGTCTTCTACGGCCACGACATCAGCTTCAACATGACGTCGAGCGTGCTGCAGCGCTTCGGCCGCTTCGGCTTCTTCAGCGAGCGCAAGCGGCGCGCCTTCGCGCAGAAGAGCGCCGACGAGATCGGCGTCAAGGCCGGCAATGTCGGGGTCGGCATCCGCACGCTCTCGGGCGGCAACCAGCAGAAGGTGCTGCTCGGACGCGCCTTGGCCTCCAACCCGTCGCTGCTGATCCTCGACGAACCGACCCGCGGCGTCGACGTCCGCACCAAGGCGGACATGTACCGCCTGATCCGCACGCTGGCGCATGAGCGCGGCCTCGCGGTCTGGTTCGTCTCCTCGGAGATGGACGAGATCCTGCAGCTCGCCGACCGCATCGTCGTCGTGCGCGGCGGCGAGATCGCCGACAGCCTCGCCCGCGGCCCCGAGGCCGCCCGCGTCGTCGCCTCGGCGCTCGGCGAGAAGATCGAGGACGCCGCGACCACCGCCCTCGCCTCGGACATGACATGA